A window of Hyperolius riggenbachi isolate aHypRig1 chromosome 1, aHypRig1.pri, whole genome shotgun sequence contains these coding sequences:
- the RXFP3 gene encoding relaxin-3 receptor 1, producing MQEAEETDLLGMFPFFFEEKQLNRTNETLQDLLRGFNFEKSDRVGDSSAIVRIMISIVYSVVCALGLVGNVLVLYLMKTKQGWKKSSINLYVTSLAVTDFQFVLTLPFWAVENALDFSWLFGKAMCKIVSYVTAMNMYASVFFLTAMSVARYYSVASALKSKRRPISCSAKWVSVLIWVSAIVASLPHAIFSTTSTVSSEVLCLVKFPVNNGNAQFWLGLYHAQKVLLGFVIPLFIITICYLLLVRFITDRNVSTSSTKRRSKVTKSVTIVVLSFFLCWLPNQALTTWGILIKLNVVQFSYEYFTTQAYIFPITVCLAHSNSCLNPILYCLMRREFRKALKNLFWRMTSPSLTNMRPFTATTKPEQDEQGHGMVPINPVEPDVICYPPGAVIYNNGRYDLLPSSSTEQRY from the coding sequence atgcaggaggcagaggaaaCCGATCTACTTGGGATGTTCCCATTTTTCTTTGAGGAGAAGCAGCTGAACAGGACCAATGAGACCCTCCAGGATCTCCTCAGAGGCTTCAACTTTGAGAAGTCAGACAGGGTAGGGGACAGCTCGGCCATTGTAAGGATTATGATCTCTATAGTGTACTCTGTGGTTTGTGCCCTGGGGCTGGTGGGCAACGTGCTGGTACTGTATCTCATGAAGACAAAGCAGGGCTGGAAAAAGTCCTCCATCAACCTGTATGTGACCAGCTTGGCCGTGACGGACTTCCAGTTTGTGCTGACATTGCCATTCTGGGCTGTGGAGAATGCTCTGGACTTCAGCTGGCTTTTTGGCAAAGCCATGTGTAAAATAGTGTCTTATGTTACAGCCATGAACATGTATGCCAGCGTCTTTTTTCTGACAGCGATGAGCGTGGCCAGGTACTATTCTGTGGCTTCTGCCCTGAAGTCCAAGCGCAGACCTATAAGCTGCTCTGCTAAGTGGGTAAGTGTCCTTATCTGGGTCTCTGCCATTGTAGCATCATTACCACATGCGATCTTCTCCACCACGTCCACCGTGTCTAGCGAGGTCCTCTGTTTGGTCAAGTTCCCAGTCAACAACGGCAATGCCCAGTTTTGGCTGGGTCTCTACCATGCTCAGAAAGTTTTATTGGGGTTTGTCATTCCTTTGTTCATCATTACAATTTGTTACCTGCTCTTGGTTCGATTTATCACTGACAGAAATGTGAGCACCTCCAGCACCAAGAGGAGATCCAAAGTCACCAAGTCGGTGACCATCGTTGTGTTGTCTTTCTTCTTGTGCTGGCTTCCCAACCAAGCCTTGACAACCTGGGGTATTCTCATAAAACTCAACGTGGTGCAATTTAGCTACGAGTACTTTACTACCCAGGCTTATATTTTCCCCATCACCGTCTGCTTGGCTCACTCCAACAGCTGCCTAAATCCCATTCTGTACTGCTTAATGCGCCGAGAGTTCCGCAAAGCTCTGAAGAACCTCTTTTGGAGGATGACCTCTCCTTCTCTGACTAATATGAGACCGTTCACAGCCACCACAAAGCCAGAGCAAGATGAGCAGGGTCATGGGATGGTCCCCATCAACCCTGTAGAGCCAGATGTGATTTGCTACCCCCCTGGAGCTGTCATCTACAACAATGGCAGGTACGACCTTCTGCCCAGCAGCTCCACTGAGCAGAGATACTGA